The following proteins come from a genomic window of Nostoc sp. TCL26-01:
- a CDS encoding DNA-formamidopyrimidine glycosylase: protein MPELPEVETVRRGLNQLTVNRKITGGDVLLNRTIAHPFSVDEFIHGITGSTISTWHRRGKYLLAELARGQGDKGTILSPLPPSPHPPGGWLGVHLRMTGQLLWLKPEETLHKHTRVRLFLAEQQELRFVDQRTFGQMWWVPPGVAIESVITGLGKLAVDPFSPEFTVEYLANKLHNRRRPIKTALLDQSVVAGLGNIYADEALFKSGVLPETVCTDVQPKQVDLLRTAIIQVLETSIQAGGTTFSNFLNVNGINGNYGGVAWVYNRAGENCKICGDIIQRIKLGGRSSHFCPQCQH, encoded by the coding sequence ATGCCCGAACTGCCAGAAGTTGAAACAGTCCGACGAGGACTAAATCAATTAACCGTTAACCGGAAAATTACGGGTGGAGATGTGTTGCTGAACCGCACCATCGCCCACCCTTTTTCTGTAGATGAATTTATTCATGGAATTACCGGGAGTACGATTAGTACTTGGCATCGTCGCGGTAAATATCTCCTGGCAGAATTGGCAAGGGGACAAGGGGACAAGGGGACAATTCTTTCCCCCCTCCCCCCATCCCCCCATCCCCCCGGTGGTTGGCTGGGAGTACATCTCCGAATGACCGGTCAATTATTATGGTTAAAGCCAGAGGAAACTTTACACAAACATACACGAGTCAGATTATTTTTGGCAGAACAGCAGGAATTACGGTTTGTTGATCAGCGTACCTTTGGTCAAATGTGGTGGGTTCCGCCTGGAGTAGCCATAGAAAGTGTCATTACTGGCTTAGGTAAACTGGCTGTAGATCCCTTCTCACCTGAATTCACTGTTGAATATTTAGCCAATAAACTACATAATCGCCGTCGTCCTATCAAGACTGCACTATTAGATCAGTCAGTTGTGGCAGGATTAGGCAACATCTATGCTGATGAAGCGCTCTTTAAAAGTGGCGTGTTACCAGAAACTGTATGCACAGATGTGCAACCGAAGCAAGTTGATCTGTTGCGAACCGCGATTATTCAAGTACTAGAAACCAGTATCCAAGCTGGTGGTACAACTTTTAGTAACTTCCTCAATGTCAACGGGATCAACGGTAACTACGGCGGTGTCGCCTGGGTTTACAATCGTGCTGGAGAAAATTGTAAAATCTGTGGTGACATAATCCAGCGCATAAAACTAGGTGGTAGATCCAGTCATTTTTGCCCCCAGTGCCAGCATTAA
- a CDS encoding NAD(P)H-quinone oxidoreductase subunit O has product MPVKKGELVRAVREKLENSLEAKASDTRFPAYLFESQGEVVDIKGDYALVKFGKVPTPNIWLRLDQIEAFK; this is encoded by the coding sequence ATGCCAGTAAAAAAAGGTGAATTGGTTCGCGCCGTCCGTGAGAAACTAGAAAATAGTTTAGAAGCAAAAGCCAGCGACACAAGATTTCCTGCTTATTTATTTGAAAGTCAAGGCGAAGTTGTCGATATTAAAGGTGATTACGCTCTAGTGAAATTTGGAAAAGTCCCCACACCAAATATTTGGTTACGTTTAGATCAAATTGAAGCATTTAAATAA
- a CDS encoding biotin--[acetyl-CoA-carboxylase] ligase encodes MVVEFNQQKLAAVLQVESQYSYLPFSLHIFDCVASTNLTLWELIDKGAGAGTVVIATQQTAGRGQWGRQWVSPNGGLYVSVAISPQLAANYAYQLTFASAWGIAHQLRECGINVGIKWPNDLVLDGRKLGGILTETKINQGEITEAVVGVGINWSNPVPETGINLKSWLAKEGIGDRGTNQFKIQNDARGLANAALTKFKMKEGDNSFSPFPLPPSPPLPISCLETLTSKVLLGIESGMVCLGQEGVDILLSRYVEFLVNMGDRVSVNELSGIVVGVTTQGKLRLSLETDCITDIKTPELYLEPGTISLGYRNS; translated from the coding sequence ATTGTGGTGGAATTTAATCAGCAAAAATTAGCAGCAGTTCTCCAGGTAGAAAGTCAGTATTCATATTTACCATTTTCACTACATATTTTTGATTGCGTTGCTTCAACTAACCTTACCCTGTGGGAATTAATCGACAAAGGTGCAGGTGCAGGTACAGTCGTCATTGCTACTCAGCAAACAGCTGGAAGGGGACAATGGGGTCGTCAGTGGGTTTCTCCCAACGGTGGATTATATGTTTCTGTGGCTATTTCTCCTCAACTAGCTGCTAATTATGCTTACCAATTAACCTTCGCTAGTGCTTGGGGGATTGCTCATCAGCTACGTGAATGTGGGATAAATGTGGGGATTAAATGGCCTAATGATTTAGTTTTAGATGGTCGTAAACTCGGCGGCATTTTGACAGAAACTAAAATTAATCAAGGTGAGATTACGGAAGCTGTAGTGGGTGTGGGTATTAATTGGTCTAATCCAGTTCCAGAGACGGGAATTAATTTAAAATCCTGGCTAGCTAAGGAAGGAATAGGGGACAGGGGGACAAATCAATTCAAAATTCAAAATGACGCTCGCGGACTCGCTAACGCTGCGCTAACAAAATTCAAAATGAAAGAAGGGGACAATTCTTTCTCCCCATTTCCCCTCCCTCCATCTCCCCCTCTTCCCATCTCTTGTCTAGAAACTCTCACCTCCAAGGTTTTACTGGGAATAGAATCCGGTATGGTTTGTCTTGGGCAAGAAGGAGTAGACATACTCTTGTCTCGCTATGTAGAGTTTTTGGTGAATATGGGCGATCGCGTATCTGTGAATGAACTTTCAGGTATTGTTGTTGGTGTGACAACCCAAGGCAAATTAAGGTTATCTTTGGAGACGGACTGCATAACTGATATAAAAACACCAGAACTTTATCTAGAACCCGGTACAATCAGTTTGGGTTATCGTAATTCTTGA
- a CDS encoding M23 family metallopeptidase, producing the protein MTQRNNSAHNRSHQSQQRSFQPKSLAYTLPAQGLCLLGSVSLLSGGLVLAQTETSIDNIVPTIENSQPTAGTNTVKRDIVIPQAAPIQPKFSERRTTLRQRLRKQSVSQSTESVRQSPPKIESNEPVFSVRQSKPQVTPTKNPEVKPKFAETQRVTPTKKPAVVTPDNSLSDNLPAFAKPTNNSNSGVTAEKTKDYNNAYIDPIDYGDKTAGTYQAPNSVILTERASGCRTVLSSGQGVSGSACAKPSSSDRLANSRGKSTPTWLRRSENAQLATVPTGRRLLATTNNNSKWGNSEIGAGSVTKTGYRPNRFIPNPSDFVATTRVSNTPLAPSGGTLPPPMAEGNIVPRDSTVAYDIPLASVLPQIPYTSTIAYQGTGMVYPLSVPSPITSLFGWRVHPITGDRRFHAGTDLGAPTGTPVLAAARGQVATADWVGGYGLTVILNHSSAQQTLYGHMSELLVQPGQWVEPGTVIGRVGSTGNSTGPHLHFEVRHLTQNGWVAVDPGVQLQIALSQLLQGIQTAQALREPGR; encoded by the coding sequence ATGACGCAGCGCAATAACTCTGCCCACAACCGTTCACACCAATCACAACAGCGAAGTTTCCAGCCCAAAAGCTTGGCTTATACTTTACCAGCACAGGGTTTGTGCTTGTTAGGTAGCGTGAGCCTTCTAAGTGGTGGCTTGGTGTTAGCCCAAACGGAAACATCAATAGATAACATCGTTCCTACTATTGAAAATTCTCAGCCTACAGCCGGGACAAATACTGTAAAAAGAGATATTGTTATACCACAAGCAGCACCAATACAGCCAAAATTCTCTGAAAGGCGAACCACACTTAGACAAAGACTGCGTAAACAATCCGTTTCTCAGTCAACGGAGTCAGTTAGACAATCTCCACCTAAGATTGAGTCTAATGAGCCTGTGTTTAGTGTAAGACAATCGAAACCACAGGTTACTCCCACTAAAAACCCAGAAGTTAAACCCAAATTTGCCGAGACACAACGAGTTACCCCGACTAAAAAGCCAGCAGTCGTAACTCCTGATAACTCCTTATCTGATAATCTGCCAGCATTTGCTAAACCCACAAACAACTCGAATAGTGGTGTCACAGCAGAGAAAACCAAGGATTATAACAACGCCTATATTGACCCGATTGACTATGGTGATAAGACAGCCGGGACTTATCAAGCACCAAATTCGGTGATTCTGACAGAACGTGCTAGTGGTTGTCGTACCGTTTTGTCGTCTGGACAAGGGGTATCTGGCAGTGCTTGTGCTAAACCATCCAGTAGCGATCGCCTAGCAAATTCTCGTGGTAAATCAACCCCCACTTGGCTCAGAAGAAGCGAAAATGCTCAATTAGCTACAGTCCCTACAGGCAGACGCTTACTAGCTACTACTAACAATAACAGTAAATGGGGTAATTCTGAAATTGGTGCTGGTAGCGTTACCAAAACAGGCTATCGCCCTAATAGATTTATTCCTAACCCCAGTGATTTTGTCGCCACCACCAGAGTCAGCAATACTCCTCTTGCCCCTAGCGGTGGTACACTACCCCCACCAATGGCTGAAGGTAATATCGTTCCCCGTGACAGTACGGTGGCTTATGACATCCCCCTAGCCTCGGTATTACCACAAATTCCTTACACCAGCACCATTGCTTATCAGGGTACAGGCATGGTTTATCCCTTGTCTGTACCTTCTCCCATTACTTCCTTATTTGGCTGGCGCGTCCACCCCATCACAGGCGATCGCCGCTTCCATGCTGGGACTGACTTGGGTGCGCCCACAGGAACACCCGTGTTAGCAGCCGCCAGAGGTCAAGTAGCAACTGCTGACTGGGTAGGTGGTTACGGTTTAACCGTCATCCTCAATCACAGTTCTGCCCAACAAACCCTCTACGGGCATATGTCAGAACTACTAGTCCAGCCAGGACAATGGGTAGAACCAGGTACAGTCATCGGTCGTGTGGGTAGCACAGGCAACTCCACAGGCCCCCACCTGCACTTTGAAGTCCGCCACCTCACCCAAAATGGCTGGGTTGCCGTTGACCCCGGTGTACAACTGCAAATCGCCCTCAGTCAATTACTCCAAGGCATACAAACCGCCCAAGCACTCCGGGAGCCAGGGAGATAG
- a CDS encoding riboflavin synthase, with protein MFTGLIQALGTIKPLGGDSWQITCVSQSLSIMSDLAYGDSVAVDGVCLTVAEILKDGFIASASPETLRRTTLGIQQAQQGYVNLETSLRVGGKVGGHFVMGHVDGVGQLLAAEQTASSWEMSFTAPEAIARYIVPKGSITVNGISLTVAAYEPELSQFTVAVIPLTYAETNLRYLVPGSLVNLEGDILGKYVEKFLQPGQRHTTTTDSNSPGDISPAFLLEHGYL; from the coding sequence GTGTTTACAGGATTAATCCAAGCATTAGGAACAATCAAGCCTTTAGGGGGCGATTCTTGGCAAATTACTTGTGTGAGTCAGTCATTATCAATTATGTCGGATTTGGCTTACGGTGACAGTGTAGCTGTAGATGGTGTTTGCCTGACAGTGGCAGAAATTTTAAAGGATGGGTTTATTGCCTCAGCTTCCCCAGAGACTCTGCGCCGGACAACTTTAGGCATACAGCAAGCACAACAGGGGTATGTGAATCTAGAAACTTCTTTACGAGTAGGAGGCAAAGTCGGTGGTCATTTTGTCATGGGTCATGTAGATGGGGTAGGTCAATTACTAGCGGCTGAACAGACTGCTAGTTCTTGGGAAATGAGTTTTACAGCACCAGAAGCGATCGCCCGTTACATTGTTCCCAAAGGTAGCATTACTGTCAACGGCATTAGTCTCACGGTAGCTGCTTACGAGCCAGAATTATCTCAGTTCACCGTGGCAGTTATCCCTCTCACTTATGCCGAGACGAATCTCCGCTATCTTGTCCCTGGCAGCTTAGTGAATTTAGAAGGAGATATCTTAGGCAAATATGTAGAAAAGTTTCTGCAACCCGGTCAACGACACACCACAACTACAGATAGTAACAGTCCTGGAGACATATCACCAGCTTTTCTCCTGGAGCATGGGTATTTGTAG
- a CDS encoding bifunctional nuclease family protein has translation MIEMKVAGIALDAITRSPIVLLKDASDRRALPIYIGQEQARAIMGALDNQKPPRPLTHDLIVNILEAWSMTLEKVIIHSLQKDTFYAALIVQQGEVKKEIDARPSDAIAVALRTNAPIWVMEEVIADASIPVDRDADEAEQQAFREFISNLRPEDLIKRFGNGDS, from the coding sequence ATGATTGAAATGAAAGTCGCTGGCATAGCATTAGATGCCATAACCCGTAGCCCAATTGTTTTGTTAAAAGATGCTTCAGATCGGCGTGCTTTACCAATTTATATTGGTCAAGAACAGGCAAGAGCAATTATGGGCGCACTGGATAACCAAAAGCCTCCCCGACCATTAACTCATGACCTAATTGTCAATATCCTAGAAGCATGGAGTATGACCCTAGAAAAGGTCATCATTCATTCCTTACAAAAGGATACATTTTATGCAGCATTGATTGTCCAGCAAGGCGAAGTCAAAAAAGAAATTGACGCACGTCCTAGCGATGCGATCGCTGTTGCTCTCCGGACAAATGCTCCCATATGGGTAATGGAAGAAGTCATTGCTGATGCTTCTATCCCCGTTGATCGTGACGCTGATGAAGCAGAACAACAAGCGTTCCGGGAGTTTATTTCTAATCTTCGTCCAGAAGATTTAATCAAACGCTTTGGCAATGGTGATAGCTAG